One stretch of Xiphophorus hellerii strain 12219 chromosome 21, Xiphophorus_hellerii-4.1, whole genome shotgun sequence DNA includes these proteins:
- the slc22a17 gene encoding solute carrier family 22 member 17 has product MTSPDSPPLISPSPCPAPPPSLPSSPAPSSPAPSSSSIPAPPSLPPTGEVMVLALGRKKQRVLIALSILPNLFLAFLLSSDPLITLSPPHHCRLPGPSPSPEALNASLPWEKGARPGETGGPSQCKQYANGSQSAAVDCESGWDYNVTEGLKNNIVTEWDLVCGQYWLVPVEEVCFILGVLTGCLSLGYTADRLGRSKTLLISLTLSVVFGVLVCVSPYPSIFIVMRFCLAAASAGVYLTLYIARLELCEPSLRLVATMLAGFMSVAGELLLLAVALGCQTWRGLLGAGVAPLTLFLSYGVPGVFPESPRWLLLSERSADMNAFSERRNSNRDLRDDESFTELDSEPAPSSRPHLSFPELFHSKNIWKNICVLGFTSFISHGISHCYSSFRGDVRGTAPSFYWTYLLSVSAGGGAWVLLWATVDRCGRRGILLLFMTTTGLASLILLGLMEYLSETAITVFSVLGLFSSQATASLCILFTAEIMPTIIRGTGVGVVLALGCVGRLSSPIMDLRNHYGYFLHHVIYSSLALLAVLSILLLPESKRKPLPQTLGDGEQYRRPPLGRRRRDNVPLLATPNPET; this is encoded by the exons ATGACCTCCCCTGACTCGCCTCCCCTCATCTCCCCCTCCCCGTGTCCGGCGCCACCCCCGTCCCTGCCCTCGTCCCCGGCTCCCTCGTCCCCGGCcccgtcctcctcctccatccctGCCCCGCCCTCGCTGCCTCCCACGGGCGAGGTGATGGTGCTGGCTCTGGGCAGGAAGAAGCAGCGCGTGCTGATCGCTCTCTCCATCCTCCCCAACCTCTTCCTGGCCTTCCTGCTCTCCTCCGACCCCCTCATCACGCTCTCGCCGCCGCACCACTGCCGCCTGCCGGGCCCGTCGCCTTCGCCGGAGGCGCTGAACGCCTCCCTGCCTTGGGAGAAGGGGGCACGGCCCGGGGAGACCGGGGGCCCGTCCCAGTGTAAGCAGTACGCCAACGGCAGCCAGTCGGCCGCGGTGGACTGCGAGTCCGGGTGGGACTACAACGTGACGGAGGGGCTGAAGAACAACATCGTCACCGAG TGGGATCTGGTGTGTGGCCAGTACTGGCTGGTTCCGGTGGAGGAGGTGTGCTTCATCCTGGGCGTTCTGACTGGATGCCTCAGCCTGGGCTACACAGCTGACAG GCTGGGCAGGTCCAAGACCCTGCTGATCTCTCTGACTCTGTCGGTGGTGTTTGGGGTGCTGGTGTGCGTCTCTCCGTACCCTTCCATCTTCATCGTCATGCGCTTCTGCCTGGCTGCTGCCAGCGCAGGGGTCTACCTAACTCTGTACATCGCCC GTCTGGAGCTGTGCGAGCCGTCGCTCAGGCTTGTGGCGACCATGCTGGCTGGGTTCATGTCCGTGGCAggggagctgctgctgctggccgtGGCCCTCGGCTGCCAGACCTGGAGGGGCCTGCTGGGAGCCGGGGTGGCCCCTTTGACACTCTTCCTCAGCTACGG TGTTCCCGGTGTGTTTCCAGAGTCCCCTCGCTGGCTCCTCCTGTCGGAGCGATCCGCGGACATGAACGCGTTCAGTGAGAGGAGGAACTCCAACAGGGACTTGAGGGACGACGAGAGCTTCACAG AGTTGGACTCGGAGCCGGCGCCCTCCTCCCGCCCCCACCTGTCCTTCCCCGAGCTTTTCCACAGCAAGAACATCTGGAAGAACATCTGCGTCCTCGGCTTCACCTC ATTCATCTCTCACGGCATTAGTCACTGCTACAGCTCTTTCCGTGGTGACGTCAGAGGCACCGCCCCCAGCTTCTACTGGACGTACCTGCTATCCGTGAGCGCGGGGGGCGGGGCCTGGGTGCTGCTCTGGGCGACAGTGGACAGGTGCGGTCGCCGTGGCATCCTGCTCCTGTTCATGACGACGACGGGCCTGGCCTCGTTGATCCTCCTGGGACTCATGGAGT ATCTCAGTGAGACGGCCATCACGGTTTTCTCAGTGCTGGGTCTTTTCTCCTCCCAAGCCACTGCATCGCTCTGCATCCTCTTCACCGCAGAGATAATGCCCACCATCATCAG GGGCACCGGTGTGGGCGTGGTGCTCGCCCTGGGCTGCGTGGGCCGCCTCAGCTCCCCGATCATGGACCTGCGGAACCACTACGGCTACTTCCTGCACCACGTCATCTACTCGTCCCTGGCGCTCCTGGCCGTGCTCTCCATCCTGCTGCTGCCCGAGAGCAAGAGGAAGCCGCTGCCTCAGACGCTGGGCGACGGGGAGCAGTACAGGCGCCCCCCACTGGGCCGGAGGAGGAGGGACAACGTGCCGCTGCTGGCCACCCCAAACCCAGAGACCTAA
- the pabpn1 gene encoding polyadenylate-binding protein 2 isoform X3: MEEEAEKLKELQNEVEKQMNLSPPPVGPVIMSIEEKMEADGRSIYVGNVDYGATAEELEAHFHGCGSVNRVTILCDKYTGHPKGFAYIEFADKESVRTAMALDESLFRGRQIKVGAKRTNRPGISTTDRGFPRGRFRSRGGGGSFSSRARYYSGYTPPRGRGRAFRFQDQWRLTTPPQVAPAPPTVSAASLSLSAPAMHTHPILSVWGGGGGGQGDHRPTTGGIYYNSKR, from the exons atggaggaagaggcAGAAAAGCTGAAGGAGCTACAGAACGAGGTGGAGAAACAGATGAATCTCAGCCCCCCACCAG TTGGTCCTGTCATCATGTCCATCGAGGAGAAGATGGAAGCAGATGGCAGATCTATTTATGTTGGCAAT GTGGATTACGGTGCTACTGCAGAGGAGCTTGAGGCTCACTTTCATGGCTGTGGTTCAGTAAACAGAGTCACCATTCTATGTGACAAATACACAGGGCATCCCAAGGG GTTTGCTTATATTGAGTTTGCAGACAAAGAGTCTGTTAGGACCGCTATGGCTCTGGATGAATCCCTTTTCAGAGGAAGACAGATAAAG GTGGGAGCCAAGAGAACAAACAGACCAGGCATCAGCACCACAGATCGCGGTTTTCCTCGGGGCCGGTTCCGATCacggggaggaggaggaagcttcTCCTCGCGTGCACGATACTACAGTGGTTACACGCCACCGAGAGGCAGAGGACGGGCCTTCAG GTTTCAGGACCAGTGGAGGCTGACAACCCCTCCCCAGGTGGCGCCGGCCCCCCCCACTGTCTCCGCAgcatctctgtctctctccGCTCCCGCTATGCACACTCACCCCATCCTGTCGGTGTGGGGAGGCGGGGGAGGGGGGCAGGGCGACCACAGGCCCACCACGGGGGGCATTTACTACAACAGCAAACGCTGA
- the ngdn gene encoding neuroguidin — protein MAAPVDNDLIESDLPKAVQLLNNLTEQVASVTSYVRELLTKVQNGVFNTAKGLSFLDLRYNLLLFYLQDLTHLISIKAEGGKMKDSEALSRVVTIRTVLEKMRPLDHKLKYQIDKLVRTAVTGSLADNDPLQLRPNPENFISKLSESEDSEGETKNKAASDKKAAHSSGRKYVPPKIAPVHYDGDMTEADRKKAQTERQRRAALRSSVIQELRQQYSDAPEEIRDRRDFQTERESRDELHRKNYEESMMVRLNVPKHEKKARKRSTMAMSGQLTGITHFGDITALTGGEGGQDGESARPKKKKLMKKKTKRRAFKKHR, from the exons ATGGCTGCTCCTGTTGACAAC GATCTAATCGAAAGTGATTTACCCAAAGCTGTGCAGCTGCTGAATAATCTCACAGAGCAG GTAGCATCAGTAACCAGTTATGTTCGAGAGCTGCTGACTAAAGTTCAGAATGGAGTGTTCAACACTGCAAAG GGTCTGTCCTTCTTGGACCTTCGCTACAACCTCCTGCTCTTCTACCTTCAGGACCTCACTCATCTCATCAGCATCAAGGCCGAAGGAGGCAAGATGAAAGACAGCGAGGCTCTGAGCAGAGTGGTCACCATCAGAACC GTGCTAGAGAAAATGCGACCGCTAGACCACAAACTGAAGTACCAGATTGATAAACTGGTGCGCACTGCTGTTACTGGAAGTTTag CTGACAATGATCCGCTCCAGCTGCGTCCAAATCCTGAAAATTTCATCAGCAAA CTGAGCGAGTCGGAGGACTCTGAGGGTGAAACGAAGAACAAGGCAGCCTCCGACAAGAAAGCAGCTCACTCTAGTGGGAGGAAATATGTGCCACCGAAGATTGCGCCGGTGCATTATG ACGGTGACATGACGGAAGCGGACAGGAAGAAGGCTCAGACGGAGCGGCAGCGACGAGCAGCTCTGCGGAGCTCCGTGATCCAGGAGCTGAGGCAGCAGTACAGCGACGCCCCGGAGGAGATCCGGGACAGACGAGACTTCCAGACGGAGAGGGAAAGCCGAGACGAGCTCCACAG GAAAAATTACGAGGAGTCGATGATGGTGCGTCTGAATGTGCCGAAGCACGAGAAGAAAGCCAGGAAGAGGAGCACGATGGCCATGTCCGGCCAGCTGACCGGCATCACACACTTCGGTGACATCACAGCTCTGACCGGCGGTGAAGGTGGACAG GATGGGGAAAGCGCTAggccaaagaagaagaaactcatgaaaaagaaaaccaagagGAGAG CCTTCAAGAAACACAGATAA
- the cebp1 gene encoding CCAAT/enhancer binding protein (C/EBP) 1 produces MMSDSRVSSVIQEWVSSYPGQPHSQPLNPVASNQAAQSSQMSQMDMISYGQSHAGIIRGVADERVAEQMMGLPYMSYNTSCLSSNPNSGSSNHHQGHAGAQQDFSPFLLPRAPVTKRSISKDSAEYRLRRERNNVAVRKSRDKARRRILLTQQRALQLQEENQKLQMKIGQLTQELDTLKHILSQRHLQGGEDGAPQESGI; encoded by the exons ATG ATGTCAGATTCCAGAGTGTCGTCTGTCATCCAGGAGTGGGTGAGTTCGTATCCAGGTCAGCCTCACAGCCAGCCCCTGAATCCCGTCGCCTCCAACCAGGCCGCACAGTCCAGTCAGATGTCTCAGATGGACATGATCTCGTACGGCCAGTCTCATGCGGGGATCATCAGGGGGGTCGCTGACGAGAGAGTGGCCGAGCAGATGATGGGACTGCCCTACATGTCCTACAACACGTCCTGCCTCAGCAGCAATCCCAACTCAGGGAGTTCAAACCACCACCAGGGCCACGCCGGCGCTCAGCAG GACTTCTCGCCCTTCCTGCTGCCCAGGGCCCCGGTGACCAAGAGAAGCATCAGCAAGGACAGCGCGGAGTACCGCCTGCGGCGCGAGAGGAACAACGTCGCAGTGAGGAAGAGCCGGGACAAGGCCCGCAGGAGGATCCTGCTGACCCAGCAGAGGgccctgcagctgcaggaggagaaccagaagctgcagatgaagataGGACAGCTCACCCAGGAGCTGGACACTCTGAAACACATCCTGTCACAGCGGCACCTGCAGGGAGGCGAAGACGGAGCGCCGCAGGAGTCCGGTATCTGA